The Lates calcarifer isolate ASB-BC8 unplaced genomic scaffold, TLL_Latcal_v3 _unitig_3996_quiver_3264, whole genome shotgun sequence DNA window CATTTATAACTCACATAATATGTGCAATAGACTGCACATGCACAATAAAAGTGTATCACTTAGCACCTTTGTtcagaggtggagaaggagcaattaatactgatgcattaatatgTAAACAGCCTTTTTATGTCGTGGATGGCAGAGATCAAGGTGATTCTATATATTCTACTGTGtggtttaatttactgtataaaatgcatcattataggtttttaaaatgtgaataatcagtaaaataaaatacacacaaaaatcacCGTTAAGTTAGAGTACTCAAGTAATGTACAGGCACTTCAGAACTGAACTTAAAATACTCGAGTAAATGaaacttagttactttccacctctgccCCTTCTTCTCGCTTTAGTTGATATGGATGAACTAGTTTAAATcgccaaaataaaacagagaaaagagaccAAAAAAGTTACAGTTTTGTTGTTATAGCAGATGTTTGTTGATAAAGGTGTATTCAAAACGatattttatgctcattttAAATCATTCACAGTTCAAAATTTGTCTCTTGCTCATTTGTCATTTCCATCTGAAATTATGAAAAATTTATGAAAattaacaatgtgtgtgtgtgtgtgttccctaaAATGAGAGCAGGTCATTAAGATCAAGCTGTTAATTATGACTCtcaatgtgactgtgaaaacaATGTACAGTTGAGGTTTATTGCAGTTTTGTGGGCTGGATGTAGGTGTGTTTAGGTGTCCTTTGCTGGGACTATCTGCACAATAAAAGAGTGATAAACGCTGTAACATCATTCGTCATTTCCTTTGATCACTCATAAAGACTCACATTGCTTCCTGGTCTCAATCTGTTGTCCAGGAGCCTCTGGTGGTCGGTTTTATCAGCCTTCAACTCTCAAGCCATCTGGTAAGATTTACCTCCTAATGACCGCTTGACACGGATAGCTTTACTGGTATGTTCCAGGTCCATATTGTTTGATGTTCAAAAGAGGTGTAATTTACGATTATCTCTGCTGGGGAAGATACAGAAGTAATGATCACAAAATAGGCCACAGCTCTTCAACGTTAGGCTCAGGGACAGAGATAAGAACTAACATCAGTGACAGATCTTTTTCATCGCACACAGAATATCCTGATCATGGCTGTGACCAACCAACCAGGCAGATACCAACCTTCTGATTTCCAGACAGGCCTGTGTGATTTCTGTGATGACTGTGGAACTTGTGAGCATTCTCTTCatattgaaaaacattttttttggtagattaaaatattttaaaaagttaagacTACATTGGAATGTAAGACATAgtgtgtattttcattattatgcATTTCTTGTCCCTCTGCTTCAGGCTGCTATGGTCTGTGTTGCTACCCATGCCTGGGCTGTACCATTGCCAGTGACATGGACGAGTGCTGCCTGTGTGGTCTGAGCATGGCCATCCGCAGCGTCTACAGGACCAAATACAACATCAATGTAAGTGTTGAGTGAATATCTGGAGCTGGCTGAGAGcattaattaattcaaaatcCTCTTTAAATACATATGCGTTAGCAGCATGTACTCCAACAGAAAAGTGCTCATTCTACAGTGATGTGagtgatatattattatatctgacattattttttaaaactgatggaTCAATGTGTAAGTAGCCATTTTACTGTTGAAGTTTACATTCTGCATTTTTCTCCCAGTCCAGTTTGTGAAATAATGGAGAGTTTTACCTCTGAAACAGGCTGAAACGTTCAATTTTTAAAGGATAGGTTctcaatttttaaaaacatagtCAGGTATCAAACAGGTCCCGTTCATACCGGTTGTTAAAAGACTCCTCCTCTATAAAGCTTttagagaaaaggagaaaaaaataagtatAGTTTTGGGTAGATGTATTTTTTCTGCCATGCTGGTGGCATGTCTCTGTGGATAgcaatgtcagtctgtttgtctgccagtccaccattttggtctACTATCTCAACAACTATCGAATGAATTGgtatgaaattttgtacagacattcatagtcCACTGAGGATGATGGTGCTCTCCTGATTAGCACTATAATCAGGTCAAAGATGCCTTGTCCTTGTTCCCTACCACCAATAATCTTGCAACCCACTGATTCTTGTCAGAATTTCCTGTGGAGATCCCCAACCCCAAGGCTGGGACACACCTGTGTACATAATGATAAAGTTGGGTTTCAAAATCTTGAGTGCCATTGTTGCGTTTGGCAAACAAAGTAATTCTGATAAAGATTATTGCCATCAACCCCACCAAATCCAACAGAAACTCTTACATtctactggaaaaaaaaacagtgattcaGTTTGGATTACACTGGGACTGCAAACTAAGACCTCTAACTAAGATCTCTGTGTTTGTAGGGTTCACTGTGCAATGACTTTATGGTGGTCATGTGCTGTCCCGTCTGTGCTACCTGCCAACTAAAGAGAGATATTGACCGCAGGAAGGGAGCAAGGCATTTTCTGAAAGGGTAAGAACCTTGTAATGGCtctgaaacacatacacacgcacatatacatatataccaCCTCATGAATACCTGTTGTGTTATCTTTAAGTTTATGGAGCTGTTGAAACCATGGaaaatcatttgtttattttatgccCTCTAGATACTGCTGTGGCGCCAGAGAGGTTGTAAATCTGCCAGGACTGCTGTGCTGTTGAAGAATTTAAAGATACAGCCCATTCTCTTCCTGATTCATTCAATTGTTGATTAAATGGTGTAATGCCTATTATAACCTTTAATGGGAAATGATcgttgaaatgtttctttttctgtattttcgACAATCCTCTGATGAAAACAACTTTCATATCTTTCAGCCAGTTAAACATTAAGAGGCTGGGGGTGCACCTTTACCAGTGGGGAACAGTATCATGATTTATTGTTACCATAAAATGCAATTTTAACTATGATGTCCTTAGCAGTTGGCTAAAAGTGGGGAAACCTAAACTGCACAGCACTGCCATTAGTTTGGACTGCAGACAGGAACACAGCatgtatagtttttttttccattagtAACATCAGTCTGAAGCTTGATTACAGGTATATCTTATGTGTTCAAACTATACATGAATAACATTGCCTTCAGCAATCACCTTAGGGGTGGAACGTGTATTAAGTGGACCCTGATGATCTTCTG harbors:
- the LOC108895471 gene encoding placenta-specific gene 8 protein-like codes for the protein MAVTNQPGRYQPSDFQTGLCDFCDDCGTCCYGLCCYPCLGCTIASDMDECCLCGLSMAIRSVYRTKYNINGSLCNDFMVVMCCPVCATCQLKRDIDRRKGARHFLKG